The following are from one region of the Hevea brasiliensis isolate MT/VB/25A 57/8 unplaced genomic scaffold, ASM3005281v1 Scaf322, whole genome shotgun sequence genome:
- the LOC110667193 gene encoding uncharacterized protein At1g24485-like, whose translation MEELTMVLNMILVVLLSISLQAFSQERYDDLRIDCGASHRTPIGNPDGRVVSWLTDENFTYSGENQLLRYSQNFSTMNSLRYFPDGQKNCYFLPLYLSSSSPSGIKFLLRAGFYYGNYDGLSKPPSFNLEIDGNFWATVTTNSTSNNEPVYHEMIYWIEKGSAQVCLERIGDGIPFISSLEATVMFGDKMYRLMENKTALLLHSRINYGANNTIE comes from the exons atggaggaattgaCGATGGTTCTGAATATGATATTGGTGGTGCTCCTGTCCATCTCCCTGCAGGCCTTTTCACAAG AACGCTACGATGACTTGAGGATTGACTGTGGAGCATCCCACCGAACTCCAATAGGGAATCCTGATGGTCGCGTTGTTTCATGGCTCACCGATGAAAATTTCACTTACTCTGGAGAAAACCAACTACTCAGATACAGCCAAAACTTTAGCACAATGAACTCTCTACGATATTTCCCTGATGGCCAGAAGAACTGCTACTTCTTACCCTTATATTTATCATCATCGTCGCCATCGGGCATCAAGTTTCTGTTACGAGCAGGGTTTTATTATGGCAATTATGATGGCCTTTCCAAGCCTCCAAGTTTTAATTTGGAGATAGATGGAAATTTTTGGGCAACAGTAACAACTAATTCTACGAGTAATAATGAGCCCGTTTATCATGAAATGATTTATTGGATCGAGAAAGGTAGCGCACAAGTGTGTTTGGAACGTATTGGTGATGGGATTCCATTCATTTCTTCCCTTGAAGCTACGGTCATGTTTGGGGACAAAATGTACCGGTTGATGGAGAACAAGACAGCTTTGCTTCTTCATAGCAGGATCAATTATGGTGCAAACAATACTATTGAGTGA